CGATTTAGGGATTATCTTTCCGATGATTCGGTGTTCTCGATCCTCCCTACGCTTCGCCTGCCTTTAGACCTATTAGGCAGCGTTCCTCCCGATTCGGGACAGATTTCTTTCATTCTCGATATGGTAGCTAGTTTATTAAAAAATTCGAATGGAGCTCAGGACTATCTGATCACCAAATTTCTATCGAAACATACGCCCGATATGCTTAATCAGCTAGCCGGGAACGCCTCTTCAATTAACAACGTTCTTTATGCGATCGTAGAAAACGGGTTATTCTTTTCCTACTTGGAAGATCGGATGAGCGCCTCTCCATATTCGATCTCGGATCTTTTGAAGGACATTAACGGATTTTTGATCTCGGATATGATCCAGAGAAAACAGAACGATCTTTATTCCTTGCCGTATTCGATCGGAACATTCCTGGGCCAAGTTGCGGATATACTAGAAAGAGGTCCTAGTCCATTCCTGTATCCGGGAGGGGCGACCTTTTACGACGACAAAAATGCAAACCCTTCCGGCTCATACTGGAATGTAATGTCTCAAATTTTGACAAGATAAGTGGAGTAACAAGTATGATCGAAAAAGAAATAACCATTAACGATTGCCCGTTTTGCGGAAATTCCGAAGTCGCATTGATAGACGATGTCGTGGAACCGACCTCGTTGGGAAGGTATCTTGCTTATTACACTTGTACGGTTTGCAATTGCAGGGGACCGCAACTTCTATTTCGTAGAGGAGTGAGAAAAACGGACGCGCTAAGACTTGCAGCGGAAGACTGGAATAAACGCGGAAACGATGAGAAGGTGAATATCGGTGCGATTGCGGGCGCGGAGCAGAGGACGGAAGACAGAAGACTGAGGACAGTACATTGATAAACTAAATTTCCACGTTATAGAGGAAGATTCTTGTGTTATATTAGATCTTTCCTCTACCTCTATTACTTTTCCAACATTCTCGCAGCTACTGTCTTCTGTCCTCTGTCGATCGACACGACGAGGATCAGAATTTTATCCGATTAGAAACTCACCATAACACGGAAATCTAAACTGTAATCAGTATTAAGGGTTGTCGTTCCGATCTGCCTCTCCGCGAATTTATATTCGGAGGGGATCAATTGAAGACGTATCGGTTTTTGGGACATTCCCATCGACGGACTCGGGCTGATCAAGTATACAGAATCGATTATATTTAAAAAATATAAAATACCTGTAAGCAAAAGAAACAAATTCACCCTGTTT
The Leptospira inadai serovar Lyme str. 10 genome window above contains:
- a CDS encoding Lar family restriction alleviation protein, whose product is MIEKEITINDCPFCGNSEVALIDDVVEPTSLGRYLAYYTCTVCNCRGPQLLFRRGVRKTDALRLAAEDWNKRGNDEKVNIGAIAGAEQRTEDRRLRTVH